In one window of Desulfonatronum thioautotrophicum DNA:
- a CDS encoding DUF4113 domain-containing protein has protein sequence MPPRSGSACAARSEGTCQRWEMRQGALSPRYTTDWKELPWTI, from the coding sequence ATGCCACCAAGGTCGGGGAGCGCCTGCGCGGCCAGAAGTGAAGGTACCTGTCAGCGCTGGGAAATGCGGCAAGGCGCATTAAGCCCGAGATATACAACGGACTGGAAGGAGTTGCCGTGGACGATCTGA
- a CDS encoding type I restriction enzyme endonuclease domain-containing protein, with protein sequence MSNSTKKTSSRSKPRPEILANLKKEKLVLDWRKRQQARAEVRVTIEKVLDAGLPRVYTPELFNQKSSAVYQHVYDA encoded by the coding sequence ATATCGAACTCAACGAAAAAGACAAGCTCAAGGTCAAAACCACGGCCCGAGATCCTGGCCAACCTGAAAAAGGAAAAACTGGTCCTGGACTGGCGCAAACGTCAACAGGCCCGCGCCGAAGTCCGCGTGACCATCGAAAAAGTCCTGGATGCAGGCCTGCCCAGAGTCTACACCCCGGAGCTTTTCAACCAAAAAAGCTCAGCCGTCTACCAGCACGTCTATGATGCCTAA
- a CDS encoding N-6 DNA methylase: MNSVPMDIEGDTFSKIYEYFLGNFARAEGQRGGEIFTPTAIVQLIVRIIEPYIDVYDLDIAVPGEVGA, translated from the coding sequence ATGAACTCCGTGCCCATGGACATCGAGGGGGACACGTTCAGCAAAATCTATGAGTACTTCCTTGGTAACTTCGCCAGGGCCGAGGGGCAGAGGGGCGGCGAGATCTTCACCCCCACCGCCATTGTCCAGCTCATTGTCCGGATCATCGAGCCATACATTGACGTCTATGACCTGGACATTGCCGTACCCGGGGAGGTTGGGGCATGA
- a CDS encoding type I restriction-modification system subunit M N-terminal domain-containing protein: MNRNGNNMETRLWSVADALRANSKLKSSEYSVPVLGLVFLRNCSRL; encoded by the coding sequence ATGAACCGTAACGGGAACAATATGGAAACGCGGCTTTGGAGCGTGGCGGATGCGTTGCGGGCGAATTCCAAGTTGAAGTCGTCCGAGTATTCGGTCCCGGTGTTGGGGCTGGTTTTTTTAAGGAACTGCTCAAGACTATGA
- a CDS encoding sensor histidine kinase: MPKQSPPNHETVYVPGTDLQDIFNNAPIGIFTTTPSGRITSANLFLARMFGYDSPKELIESTKDIATQFYADPEDRKEFIRLLKEHGEVTNHECRFQRRDRTEIWGSRSARVIKDQKGRIVAYQGFHADITDRKQAEEAFRKSLTRYDELVANVPVGVYIFWHRVNGHLEFEYVSNRWCEIHQVKREDVLADVMKVNSQVHPDEQEDFLVRNQKSFRDRIPFIWEGQFFIGDGNLRWLRIESTPIVFDNGDIRWFGVTSDITDRKQAELALSRNQKIMAQAEELADLGSWEWDIKNDTWQMSDNWKRIHGVHDTQLTTPQLLPIAHPEDRPAIKEAFARACQNGEPYEIEHRIVRQDTGEVRYVHSRGLVVMDDKKKPGTLVGAVQDITERKKAENKIGQVNQELRKSNFEKDKLFSIIAHDLRSPLAGLLTSTETLARKPESFPEQDLKFLATVLHNNTRNAFNLLEDLLQWSRMSHGGIDYAPTPSCLNDLITMGLTTVQEMARAKDIAIRNDVPPGMTVLADQPMLKTVIRNILFNAIKFTHRGGEIVIKAHQVGQTVTATIQDNGIGMNEQVMSSAFFLGKEKRQLGTESEKGTGLGLILCKQFIEQHGGEIWMESEVGKGTTVFFTLSVYD, from the coding sequence ATGCCCAAGCAATCACCCCCCAATCATGAAACCGTGTATGTGCCGGGAACTGATCTTCAGGACATCTTCAACAACGCTCCCATCGGCATTTTCACAACGACGCCAAGTGGACGCATCACCTCGGCGAACCTCTTCTTGGCCCGTATGTTCGGCTATGATTCTCCGAAAGAGTTGATTGAATCGACCAAGGACATTGCCACACAGTTCTATGCGGATCCGGAAGACCGGAAGGAATTCATCCGCTTGCTAAAAGAGCACGGTGAAGTGACCAACCACGAATGCCGGTTTCAACGTCGTGATCGGACAGAGATCTGGGGGTCGAGAAGTGCCCGCGTCATAAAGGATCAGAAGGGGCGAATCGTGGCCTATCAAGGATTCCACGCGGATATCACGGATCGTAAACAGGCCGAAGAGGCGTTTCGGAAGAGCTTGACGCGTTACGATGAATTGGTCGCAAATGTGCCGGTGGGTGTCTATATTTTCTGGCACCGGGTAAACGGACATTTGGAATTTGAGTACGTCAGTAACCGTTGGTGCGAAATCCATCAAGTCAAGCGTGAAGATGTTCTCGCCGATGTCATGAAGGTGAACTCCCAGGTTCACCCTGATGAGCAGGAAGATTTTTTGGTACGTAACCAGAAATCTTTTCGCGACCGGATTCCGTTTATCTGGGAAGGACAGTTTTTCATTGGTGATGGCAATCTCCGCTGGCTCCGCATAGAATCCACCCCCATTGTGTTTGATAACGGCGACATCCGTTGGTTCGGAGTGACGTCGGACATCACCGACCGTAAACAGGCCGAGTTGGCCCTGTCTAGAAACCAGAAAATCATGGCCCAAGCCGAAGAATTGGCTGACCTGGGGAGCTGGGAATGGGACATAAAAAACGATACCTGGCAAATGTCGGACAACTGGAAAAGAATTCATGGAGTTCATGATACCCAGCTAACGACCCCCCAGCTCCTCCCAATCGCACATCCTGAAGACAGGCCTGCCATCAAAGAAGCTTTTGCCAGGGCGTGTCAAAATGGCGAGCCATATGAAATTGAGCACCGAATAGTCCGCCAGGATACTGGTGAAGTCAGATATGTTCATTCCAGGGGATTGGTTGTGATGGATGATAAAAAGAAGCCTGGAACTCTGGTCGGTGCGGTTCAAGACATCACGGAACGAAAGAAGGCAGAGAATAAAATTGGGCAAGTCAACCAAGAACTTCGAAAATCCAATTTCGAAAAGGACAAGCTCTTCTCCATCATTGCCCACGATCTGAGGTCGCCTTTGGCCGGCCTCCTGACTTCAACGGAGACACTGGCCAGGAAACCGGAGTCTTTTCCTGAACAGGACTTAAAGTTTCTTGCGACGGTGTTGCATAATAACACCAGGAACGCGTTCAATCTCCTGGAGGACCTCCTGCAATGGTCACGTATGAGCCATGGGGGCATAGATTATGCGCCTACACCCTCCTGCCTGAACGACCTGATAACCATGGGGCTCACTACCGTCCAGGAAATGGCCAGAGCCAAGGATATCGCCATTCGCAATGATGTCCCACCAGGCATGACGGTTCTTGCTGACCAGCCCATGCTCAAGACTGTGATCCGCAATATCCTCTTCAATGCCATCAAGTTCACCCATCGGGGCGGCGAGATCGTCATTAAGGCGCACCAAGTAGGGCAGACGGTCACAGCGACGATTCAGGATAACGGCATCGGGATGAACGAGCAGGTCATGTCTTCGGCATTTTTCCTGGGGAAAGAGAAAAGACAGCTGGGCACGGAAAGTGAAAAAGGTACCGGCCTGGGGCTGATCCTGTGCAAGCAGTTCATTGAACAGCACGGTGGGGAAATCTGGATGGAAAGCGAAGTGGGAAAGGGAACGACAGTATTTTTCACATTGTCGGTTTATGATTAA